The following are from one region of the Streptomyces tuirus genome:
- a CDS encoding acetoacetate decarboxylase family protein yields the protein MERPAAPFPPSPWRLTGDMVVSLWRVPADDLPSWPLPAGVRPWVVRRRVTLVTFWVDYRPGGVLAYREFLIALAVRRGHRLAGSTVAAWVDDDRALAGGRALWGIPKEQGVFTLRADGRSTRAELTAEGMPPVRFTYQDVLRLPFRLPARAHLIQQLSDGTECRVPMRIGGRPTLGRGRVSTGPKAPLSVLARHQPVLSFAVRDFRSTVGS from the coding sequence GTGGAACGACCAGCCGCCCCCTTTCCTCCCTCTCCCTGGCGCCTCACCGGCGACATGGTCGTCTCGCTGTGGCGCGTCCCGGCGGACGACCTGCCGTCCTGGCCCCTGCCGGCCGGCGTGCGCCCCTGGGTCGTGCGGCGCCGCGTCACTCTGGTCACCTTCTGGGTCGACTACCGGCCCGGCGGTGTCCTCGCCTACCGCGAGTTCCTCATTGCCCTGGCCGTGCGCCGCGGACACCGTCTCGCGGGCAGCACCGTTGCCGCCTGGGTCGACGACGACCGGGCCTTGGCCGGGGGACGCGCCCTGTGGGGCATCCCCAAGGAGCAGGGCGTGTTCACGCTCCGCGCGGACGGCCGGAGCACCCGGGCGGAACTGACCGCCGAGGGCATGCCGCCCGTCCGCTTCACGTACCAGGACGTCCTTCGGCTGCCCTTCCGGCTGCCCGCACGCGCCCATCTGATCCAGCAGCTGTCGGACGGTACGGAGTGCCGCGTGCCCATGCGGATCGGCGGACGGCCGACGCTCGGCCGCGGCCGCGTCTCGACCGGGCCGAAAGCGCCGTTGTCCGTGCTCGCCCGGCATCAGCCGGTGCTGTCCTTCGCCGTCCGTGACTTCCGCAGCACCGTGGGCAGCTGA
- a CDS encoding maltokinase N-terminal cap-like domain-containing protein, which translates to MAVIHRTTLKPTKLELLTSWLPSRPWYRGGAGEPALAKAGGFRLDDPRGEVGMEFIVVTDASGPRPVTYLVPLTYRGAPLEGAEHALVGTMEHGVLGPRWAYDGCHDPVLADRLAALIERRAQAQDQNVSDTPAREVVASYAGEGLLSRDFTATDDREGTALVTPQGTTLRLHRALRPAPDGRILPPQGAVGHVSGPWETPEGTRAAGVFAVLYGADRA; encoded by the coding sequence ATGGCCGTCATCCACCGCACCACCCTGAAGCCGACCAAGCTGGAACTGCTCACGTCCTGGCTGCCCTCCCGTCCGTGGTACCGCGGTGGTGCCGGCGAACCGGCGTTGGCGAAGGCGGGCGGCTTCCGGCTCGACGATCCGCGGGGCGAGGTGGGGATGGAGTTCATAGTGGTCACGGACGCCTCCGGCCCTCGACCCGTGACGTACCTGGTCCCTCTCACCTACCGCGGCGCGCCGCTGGAAGGGGCAGAGCACGCTCTCGTCGGCACGATGGAGCACGGTGTGCTGGGGCCGCGCTGGGCCTACGACGGTTGCCATGACCCGGTGCTGGCCGACCGGTTGGCCGCCCTGATCGAGCGACGGGCGCAGGCCCAGGACCAGAACGTCAGTGACACCCCCGCGCGCGAGGTCGTCGCGTCCTACGCCGGTGAGGGGCTCCTCTCCCGGGACTTCACCGCGACCGACGACAGGGAAGGCACCGCGCTGGTCACGCCGCAGGGCACGACCCTCCGTCTGCACCGTGCTCTCCGGCCGGCTCCGGACGGCCGGATCCTCCCTCCGCAGGGAGCCGTCGGCCACGTCAGCGGCCCCTGGGAGACGCCGGAAGGTACCCGCGCCGCAGGGGTGTTCGCCGTTCTGTACGGCGCAGACCGGGCGTAG
- a CDS encoding GNAT family N-acetyltransferase, with amino-acid sequence MTGLSDAGVLDDPVGASLRGHHAHLARRLGDAVTYVPGVATFSAVPAEPDAEAWADLAKLLGPGEFADMFSCPATPPSDWEPVFVLEGRQLIWAGDSDLDLSRAASGSGVVELGAESVPEMLDLVERTRPGPFRPRTHELGTYLGIRDGGALVAMVGERLKPPGWTEISAVCTAPEARGRGHAVRLVRALVARVVARGDRPFLHVAEANTGALALYERLGFETRKHVTFRGFRTP; translated from the coding sequence ATGACGGGGCTCAGCGACGCCGGCGTACTCGACGACCCGGTGGGCGCGTCGCTCCGCGGGCACCACGCACATCTCGCCCGGCGGCTGGGCGACGCCGTCACCTACGTACCCGGAGTCGCGACCTTCTCCGCGGTGCCGGCCGAACCGGACGCGGAGGCCTGGGCCGACCTGGCGAAGCTCCTGGGACCGGGCGAGTTCGCCGACATGTTCAGCTGCCCGGCGACACCGCCGTCCGACTGGGAGCCGGTCTTCGTGCTGGAGGGCCGCCAGCTGATCTGGGCCGGTGACAGTGACCTCGACCTGTCCCGTGCCGCGTCCGGCTCCGGCGTGGTCGAGCTGGGGGCGGAGAGCGTGCCCGAGATGCTCGACCTCGTCGAGCGGACCCGTCCGGGACCCTTCCGGCCCCGGACGCATGAGCTAGGGACCTATCTCGGCATCCGGGACGGTGGTGCACTGGTGGCGATGGTGGGGGAGCGGCTGAAGCCTCCCGGGTGGACCGAGATCAGTGCCGTCTGCACCGCACCCGAGGCGCGTGGGCGAGGTCATGCGGTCCGGCTTGTCCGCGCGCTCGTCGCCCGCGTCGTCGCCCGCGGCGACCGCCCCTTCCTGCACGTGGCCGAGGCCAACACCGGCGCGCTCGCACTCTACGAACGGCTGGGCTTCGAGACCCGGAAGCACGTCACGTTCCGCGGCTTCCGCACGCCGTGA
- the folE gene encoding GTP cyclohydrolase I, which translates to MTEYPAPTSVRPDLYDGEATAPARPALRVVHEPDGIDLAAAEVAAGRFLEALGISTASESLRGTPGRMARAYAELFSPRPFDLTTFPNDEGYDELVLARRIPVRTVCEHHLLPVVGIAHVGYLPGARILGLSKLARVVEHFACRPQVQERLTKQVADWLQDHLEPKGVGVVIEAEHSCMTLRGVQATGSDTLTSTLLGLLRSDARSRGEFLALTGVAR; encoded by the coding sequence ATGACCGAGTACCCCGCGCCGACCTCCGTCCGGCCGGACCTGTACGACGGAGAAGCGACCGCACCCGCCCGGCCCGCCCTGCGGGTGGTCCACGAACCCGACGGGATCGACCTGGCCGCCGCGGAGGTCGCGGCGGGCCGCTTCCTCGAGGCGCTCGGCATCTCCACGGCCTCCGAGAGCCTGCGCGGCACACCCGGCCGGATGGCCCGCGCGTACGCCGAACTCTTCAGCCCGCGCCCCTTCGACCTCACCACGTTCCCCAACGACGAGGGCTACGACGAACTCGTCCTCGCCCGGCGCATCCCGGTACGGACCGTCTGTGAGCACCATCTGCTGCCGGTGGTCGGCATCGCGCACGTCGGCTACCTGCCCGGCGCCCGCATCCTGGGCCTGTCCAAGCTGGCGCGCGTCGTCGAGCACTTCGCCTGCCGCCCCCAGGTCCAGGAGCGCCTGACCAAGCAGGTCGCCGACTGGTTGCAGGACCATCTGGAGCCCAAGGGCGTCGGCGTGGTCATCGAGGCCGAGCACTCGTGCATGACACTGCGCGGTGTCCAGGCCACCGGCTCCGACACCCTGACCTCCACCCTGCTCGGCCTGCTGCGCTCCGACGCCCGCTCCCGCGGCGAGTTCCTCGCTCTGACGGGCGTGGCCCGGTAG
- a CDS encoding helix-turn-helix transcriptional regulator, whose product MASDPPAQADPADRAIDSVSVLSEDSRRRMFAFIRRARRAVTRDEAAASVGISRKLAAFHLDKLVDAGLLRARYETPGGIRKVGRQPKVYEPTDAQITVNIPDRRHELLADLLLDAVLTERAGENAAQAAMRAAQRRGRQMGEAARNETRPGRLGPERGLTACERLLDRYGYEPVRETPTRLRLRNCPFHPLAAKAPELVCGMNQAFLSGYLDGLEVNGVRAAAAPEPGECCVRLGSGDSESADDTPQGR is encoded by the coding sequence GTGGCTTCCGACCCGCCCGCGCAGGCCGACCCGGCCGACAGGGCCATCGACTCCGTCAGCGTCCTGAGCGAGGACTCGCGCCGGCGCATGTTCGCCTTCATCCGGCGTGCCCGGCGCGCCGTCACCCGCGACGAGGCCGCCGCCAGCGTCGGCATCTCCCGGAAACTCGCCGCCTTCCACCTCGACAAGCTGGTCGACGCGGGCCTGCTGCGCGCCCGCTACGAAACGCCGGGCGGCATCCGCAAGGTCGGCAGGCAGCCGAAGGTGTACGAGCCCACCGACGCCCAGATCACCGTGAACATCCCCGACCGGCGCCACGAGCTGCTGGCCGACCTGCTCCTGGACGCCGTCCTGACCGAGCGGGCCGGCGAGAACGCCGCACAGGCGGCGATGCGCGCCGCGCAGCGGCGCGGCCGGCAGATGGGCGAGGCCGCACGGAACGAGACCCGCCCCGGCCGGCTGGGCCCCGAGCGCGGTCTCACCGCCTGCGAACGCCTGCTGGACCGGTACGGCTACGAGCCCGTCCGGGAAACCCCGACCCGGCTCCGGCTGCGCAACTGCCCCTTCCATCCGCTGGCCGCGAAGGCTCCGGAGCTGGTGTGCGGCATGAACCAGGCGTTCCTCAGCGGTTACCTGGACGGCCTGGAGGTCAACGGCGTGCGCGCGGCGGCGGCCCCGGAGCCCGGGGAATGCTGCGTCCGGCTGGGCTCCGGCGACAGCGAGTCCGCCGACGACACACCCCAGGGCCGCTGA
- a CDS encoding MIP/aquaporin family protein translates to MAVEIKPLVKPSRLRRRAGLAGECLAEFLGTFVLISFGCGVVAMTVAALPGSGRTEGPGIFFLSAGDWLLITWGWCMAVILGIYVAGGVSGAHINPAVTLAFAVRRKFPWVKVVPYWVSQVLGALAGAALVYAVYHDAINAFDDAFKGPKTNGKTLASFSIFATFPAPYFGGGIWGPLLDQIVGTAFLVMLVVAIIDLRNTAVKANLGPLVIGFVVAAIGMSYGANAGYAINPARDFGPRLFTWMAGWDGLAFPGSLEGAFSDYWWIPIVGPLVGGVIGVLIYDLFIGDVLHARAQQGEPPEPGRTRPTTSDDE, encoded by the coding sequence ATGGCAGTGGAGATCAAGCCTCTGGTGAAACCCTCGAGGCTCAGACGTCGTGCAGGTCTGGCGGGCGAGTGTCTCGCGGAGTTCCTCGGGACGTTCGTCCTCATCTCCTTCGGATGCGGCGTGGTCGCGATGACCGTCGCCGCGCTGCCCGGTTCGGGCCGTACCGAGGGGCCCGGCATCTTCTTCCTCAGCGCGGGGGACTGGCTCCTGATCACCTGGGGCTGGTGCATGGCCGTGATCCTCGGGATCTACGTGGCCGGCGGCGTCAGCGGAGCGCACATCAACCCGGCGGTCACCCTGGCCTTCGCCGTCCGCCGCAAGTTCCCGTGGGTCAAGGTCGTGCCCTACTGGGTCTCGCAGGTGCTCGGCGCCCTCGCCGGGGCCGCCCTGGTCTACGCCGTCTATCACGACGCCATCAACGCCTTCGACGACGCCTTCAAGGGGCCGAAGACCAACGGGAAGACCCTCGCCTCGTTCTCGATCTTCGCGACGTTCCCGGCACCGTACTTCGGCGGTGGCATCTGGGGACCGCTGCTCGACCAGATCGTCGGCACCGCCTTCCTGGTCATGCTGGTGGTGGCGATCATCGACCTGCGCAACACGGCCGTGAAGGCGAATCTCGGCCCGCTGGTGATCGGCTTCGTCGTGGCGGCCATCGGCATGTCCTACGGCGCGAACGCGGGATACGCCATCAACCCGGCCCGTGACTTCGGCCCGCGCCTGTTCACCTGGATGGCGGGATGGGACGGACTGGCGTTTCCCGGCAGCTTGGAGGGAGCGTTCAGCGACTACTGGTGGATCCCGATCGTCGGGCCGCTCGTCGGCGGTGTGATCGGCGTGCTGATCTACGACCTGTTCATCGGCGACGTGCTGCACGCCCGCGCGCAGCAGGGTGAGCCGCCGGAGCCCGGCCGGACGCGGCCCACCACGTCCGACGACGAGTGA
- a CDS encoding sulfite oxidase: protein MGRRTADVSTPARLAAPGEGLGQDELALAARNHGLPLEALRHDVTPPGLHYVLTHYDIPYVPDATAWRLTVGGRVRQPLSLSPARLRTYPAVTTRVTLECAGNGRALLTPRPVSQPWLVEAVGTAEWTGVPLRLLLREAGAEPDAVDVVFTGADHGVERGVEQDYRRSLPLGVATGDDPEALVAYAMNGAPLPPQHGSPLRLVVPGWYGMAQVKWLRDITVVATPFTGFQQSVAYRIRREPGETGDPVTLIAPRALLVPPGFPDFMSRTRVVAPGTVTLEGRAWSGHAPVTAVEVSTDDGATWRPADLEPDHGHRWAWRRWSSVWTAAPGDHVLSVRAHDGSGRTQPSEQPWNRGGFANNLVQRVPVFCPDRAR, encoded by the coding sequence ATGGGACGTCGCACCGCCGACGTGAGCACGCCCGCCCGACTGGCCGCCCCCGGCGAGGGCCTGGGACAGGACGAGCTGGCCCTGGCCGCCCGCAACCACGGCCTGCCGCTGGAGGCCCTGCGCCACGACGTCACCCCACCGGGCCTCCACTACGTCCTGACGCACTACGACATCCCCTACGTCCCGGACGCGACCGCATGGCGTCTGACGGTCGGCGGCCGTGTACGACAGCCCCTGAGCCTGTCGCCGGCGCGGCTCCGTACCTACCCGGCGGTCACCACACGCGTCACCCTGGAATGCGCGGGCAACGGCAGAGCCCTGCTGACACCGAGGCCGGTGAGCCAGCCGTGGCTGGTCGAGGCCGTCGGCACCGCGGAATGGACGGGGGTGCCCCTGCGGCTCCTCCTCCGGGAGGCCGGGGCGGAGCCGGACGCGGTCGACGTCGTCTTCACCGGGGCGGACCACGGGGTGGAACGCGGAGTCGAGCAGGACTACCGGCGCAGCCTCCCCCTCGGTGTCGCGACGGGTGACGACCCCGAGGCCCTGGTCGCCTACGCGATGAACGGCGCACCCCTGCCGCCCCAGCACGGCAGTCCGCTCCGTCTCGTCGTGCCCGGCTGGTACGGGATGGCCCAGGTCAAGTGGCTGCGCGACATCACGGTCGTCGCCACCCCCTTCACCGGCTTCCAGCAGTCCGTCGCCTACCGGATCAGGCGGGAGCCCGGGGAGACGGGCGACCCGGTCACCCTCATCGCTCCCCGCGCGCTCCTGGTCCCTCCGGGCTTCCCGGACTTCATGTCCCGGACCCGGGTGGTGGCGCCCGGCACGGTCACCCTGGAAGGACGGGCCTGGTCGGGACACGCCCCGGTGACGGCGGTGGAGGTGAGCACGGACGACGGCGCGACGTGGCGTCCGGCCGATCTCGAACCGGACCACGGCCACCGATGGGCCTGGCGCCGCTGGTCCTCCGTTTGGACCGCCGCCCCCGGCGACCATGTGTTGAGCGTGCGCGCCCACGACGGTTCGGGACGCACTCAGCCCTCCGAACAGCCCTGGAACCGGGGCGGGTTCGCCAACAACCTCGTCCAGCGCGTCCCGGTGTTCTGCCCGGACCGGGCTCGGTAG
- a CDS encoding SDR family NAD(P)-dependent oxidoreductase translates to MSRILVTGSTEGLGRAAAEALLAAGHDVVVHARSQERAAVLGELADRGAHLVVGDFAERDAVRRVADELNASRPLDAVIHNAGVWSGPAVMPVNVVAPYLLTALLRGPRRLVYLSSNSHVGGRPSSLDGVDWQGRSAGSYADSKLFVTTLAAAVARLRPGVLSNAVDPGWVPTRMGGPGAPDDLELGHQTQEWLAVSDDPEALTAGGYWYHGRRLEPHRAVHDEAFQDRLVRALAKETGTAL, encoded by the coding sequence GTGAGCCGGATCCTGGTGACCGGGTCCACCGAGGGGCTGGGGCGGGCCGCGGCGGAGGCGCTGCTGGCCGCGGGGCACGACGTGGTGGTGCACGCCCGCAGCCAGGAGCGGGCGGCGGTGCTCGGCGAGCTGGCCGACCGCGGGGCTCACCTCGTGGTCGGCGACTTCGCCGAGCGTGACGCCGTGCGGCGGGTCGCCGACGAGCTGAACGCGTCGCGGCCGCTCGACGCCGTCATCCACAATGCCGGGGTGTGGAGCGGACCCGCGGTCATGCCGGTCAACGTCGTCGCGCCCTATCTGCTGACCGCCCTGCTGCGCGGGCCCCGCCGGCTGGTGTACCTGAGCAGCAACTCCCATGTCGGCGGGCGGCCGTCGTCGCTGGACGGGGTCGACTGGCAGGGCCGGAGCGCGGGGTCGTACGCCGACAGCAAGCTCTTCGTGACGACGCTGGCGGCCGCGGTGGCCCGGCTGCGCCCGGGGGTGCTGAGCAACGCCGTGGATCCGGGCTGGGTGCCGACGAGGATGGGCGGGCCGGGCGCGCCGGACGACCTGGAGCTCGGCCACCAGACGCAGGAGTGGCTGGCGGTGAGCGACGATCCGGAGGCCCTGACCGCGGGCGGGTACTGGTACCACGGCCGGCGATTGGAACCGCATCGCGCGGTCCACGACGAGGCCTTCCAGGACCGGCTGGTGCGGGCTCTGGCCAAGGAGACGGGCACCGCGCTCTGA
- the ppk2 gene encoding polyphosphate kinase 2 produces MSAEDADKLLDGLTVDTSRQEQPIVLDGDGRPVRTWRENHPYDRKVGRKEYERSKRILQIELLKLQRWVKDTGARLVVVCEGRDAAGKGGTIQRLTERLNPRGARVVALDKPTESEAGQWYFQRYIAHLPTAGEIVFFDRSWYNRAGVERVMGYCSKDEYELFLDQCPAFERMLVDDGILLVKFWFSVSRSEQRTRFAIRQVDPVRQWKLSPTDLASLDLWDDYTEAKVDMFRATDTAHAPWTVVKSNDKRRARLETMRSLLSRVDYASKDREAVGTPDPRIVGAADTLLEPGEEDTTLSPTPLSPGAGGPGKHPESR; encoded by the coding sequence ATGAGCGCCGAAGACGCGGACAAGCTGCTGGACGGGCTGACCGTGGACACCAGCCGGCAGGAGCAGCCGATCGTGCTGGACGGGGACGGGCGCCCCGTCCGGACATGGCGGGAGAACCATCCCTACGACCGCAAGGTGGGCCGCAAGGAGTACGAGCGGTCCAAGCGCATCCTGCAGATCGAGCTGCTCAAGCTCCAGCGGTGGGTCAAGGACACCGGCGCACGCCTGGTCGTCGTGTGCGAGGGACGTGACGCGGCGGGCAAGGGCGGCACGATCCAGCGGCTGACCGAGCGGCTCAACCCGCGCGGCGCACGCGTGGTCGCCCTGGACAAGCCCACCGAGAGCGAGGCGGGCCAGTGGTACTTCCAGCGGTACATCGCGCACCTGCCGACGGCCGGGGAGATCGTCTTCTTCGACCGCTCCTGGTACAACCGGGCCGGTGTGGAACGCGTGATGGGCTACTGCTCCAAGGACGAGTACGAGCTGTTCCTCGACCAGTGCCCGGCCTTCGAGCGGATGCTGGTGGACGACGGGATCCTGCTGGTGAAGTTCTGGTTCTCCGTGTCCCGCTCCGAGCAGCGCACCCGCTTCGCGATCCGGCAGGTCGACCCGGTGCGCCAGTGGAAGCTCTCCCCCACCGACCTGGCCTCGCTCGACCTCTGGGACGACTACACGGAGGCGAAGGTGGACATGTTCCGCGCCACCGACACCGCCCACGCCCCCTGGACGGTCGTCAAGAGCAACGACAAGCGGCGCGCCCGGCTGGAGACCATGCGCAGTCTGCTGTCGCGCGTCGACTACGCCAGCAAGGACCGGGAGGCGGTAGGCACACCCGATCCCCGCATCGTGGGCGCCGCCGACACCCTCCTGGAGCCGGGTGAGGAGGACACGACCCTGTCCCCCACCCCGTTGTCCCCCGGCGCCGGCGGCCCCGGCAAGCACCCCGAGAGCCGCTGA
- a CDS encoding ATP-binding protein — protein sequence MAVKAMGWAHSFRMSEGVRAGREWTRRRLQTLPWAAAEPGTVDAIVLAVSELITNAHIHAHSDAHLVLTWDGDCLHVSVHDEDPSLPRQRDPEPGEVSGRGVAIVSKLADEWGMRCQRHGKTVTACFRPADPAADAETDTVRRGGSSS from the coding sequence GTGGCGGTGAAGGCGATGGGGTGGGCGCACTCCTTTCGTATGTCCGAAGGGGTGCGCGCAGGGCGGGAGTGGACGCGCCGGCGTCTCCAGACCCTGCCCTGGGCGGCTGCCGAGCCGGGCACGGTGGACGCCATCGTGCTGGCGGTGTCCGAATTGATCACCAACGCGCACATCCATGCGCACAGTGACGCGCATCTGGTCCTCACCTGGGACGGCGACTGCCTTCATGTCAGCGTCCACGACGAGGACCCGTCGCTGCCGCGCCAGCGCGATCCGGAGCCGGGCGAGGTCTCCGGGCGCGGAGTGGCGATCGTGAGCAAGCTCGCCGACGAGTGGGGCATGAGGTGCCAGCGGCACGGCAAGACGGTGACGGCATGCTTCCGTCCCGCCGACCCCGCGGCAGATGCAGAGACGGACACGGTCCGCCGGGGCGGCAGCAGCAGTTGA
- a CDS encoding (2Fe-2S)-binding protein, with translation MGNHRHHSRTTLRVNGKPHTLTVDHRRVLLDLLREDLELTGAKKGCDHGQCGACTVLVDGRRVNSCLLLAVALDGCEVTTVEGLSGDGEEPHPLQRAFVERDAFQCGYCTPGQICSAAGALAEAAAGHPSHVTDPAAPSGEPMPLDRAEIRERLSGNLCRCGAYPRIAEAVEDVIP, from the coding sequence ATGGGCAACCATCGGCACCACTCGCGGACCACGCTTCGCGTCAACGGCAAACCCCACACGCTCACCGTCGACCACCGGCGCGTCCTGCTGGACCTCCTGCGGGAGGATCTCGAACTCACGGGCGCCAAGAAGGGCTGCGACCACGGCCAGTGCGGCGCCTGCACGGTCCTGGTGGACGGGCGGCGCGTCAACAGCTGCCTGCTGCTCGCGGTCGCCCTCGACGGCTGTGAGGTCACCACCGTCGAGGGCCTGTCCGGCGACGGTGAGGAGCCTCATCCGCTGCAGCGGGCCTTCGTGGAACGCGACGCGTTCCAGTGCGGCTACTGCACCCCGGGCCAGATCTGCTCCGCGGCCGGCGCGCTGGCCGAGGCAGCTGCCGGTCACCCCTCGCACGTCACCGACCCCGCGGCGCCCTCGGGCGAGCCGATGCCGCTGGACCGTGCGGAGATCCGGGAGCGGCTGAGCGGCAACCTGTGCCGCTGCGGCGCGTATCCGCGGATCGCCGAGGCCGTGGAGGACGTGATCCCGTGA
- a CDS encoding FAD binding domain-containing protein — translation MKEFAYVRAGSVEEATSAYASHAGARYLGGGTNLVDLMKLGVETPSALIDVTRLPLDTVEELPDGALRVGAMVRNSDLAAHPLVRDRYPALSQALLAGASGQLRNAATTGGNLLQRTRCPYFQDLSKPCNKREPGSGCGARDGVHRDHAVLGHSAHCIATNPSDMAVALAALDGRVELDGPEGARSVAAADFHRLPGDRPEQDTEIRPGELITHVVLPAAAAGLPSAYRKARDRASYAFALASVAVVLRLEDGVVGHAGLAFGALAHRPWRARLAEEALLGAAPTRAAFEHAVERELSAAQPLRDNAYKVPLARNLAVDVLSRLADTVLTGRAS, via the coding sequence GTGAAGGAGTTCGCCTACGTCCGCGCCGGCAGCGTCGAGGAGGCGACCTCCGCGTACGCCTCCCACGCCGGAGCCCGCTACCTCGGGGGCGGCACCAACCTCGTCGACCTCATGAAGCTCGGCGTCGAGACGCCGAGCGCCCTCATCGACGTCACCCGGCTCCCCCTGGACACCGTCGAGGAACTGCCCGACGGCGCGCTGCGCGTCGGGGCCATGGTCCGCAACAGCGACCTCGCCGCACACCCCCTCGTCCGCGACCGGTACCCGGCACTGTCGCAGGCGCTGCTCGCGGGTGCCTCCGGGCAGTTGCGCAACGCGGCGACGACCGGCGGGAACCTGCTCCAGCGCACCCGGTGCCCGTACTTCCAGGACCTGTCGAAGCCGTGCAACAAGCGCGAGCCGGGCAGCGGCTGCGGTGCGCGGGACGGTGTCCACCGTGACCACGCGGTGCTCGGGCACTCCGCGCACTGCATCGCCACCAACCCCTCGGACATGGCGGTGGCACTCGCCGCCCTCGACGGGCGCGTCGAGCTGGACGGGCCCGAGGGAGCCCGGAGTGTCGCGGCGGCGGACTTCCACCGGCTGCCCGGGGACCGGCCCGAGCAGGACACCGAGATCCGTCCCGGCGAGCTGATCACCCATGTGGTGCTGCCGGCCGCCGCGGCCGGGCTGCCGTCGGCGTACCGCAAGGCCCGCGACCGGGCCTCGTACGCCTTCGCGCTCGCGTCCGTCGCGGTCGTGCTGCGCCTGGAGGACGGGGTCGTCGGCCATGCCGGGCTCGCCTTCGGGGCGCTGGCGCACCGGCCGTGGCGGGCCCGGCTGGCGGAGGAGGCGCTGCTGGGCGCGGCTCCGACCCGCGCGGCGTTCGAGCACGCCGTCGAACGGGAGCTGTCCGCCGCGCAGCCCTTGCGGGACAACGCCTACAAGGTGCCGCTCGCCCGCAATCTCGCCGTGGACGTACTGTCCCGGCTGGCGGACACCGTGCTCACCGGGAGGGCCTCATGA